The sequence below is a genomic window from Pseudorca crassidens isolate mPseCra1 chromosome 7, mPseCra1.hap1, whole genome shotgun sequence.
cgttgcggtgcatgggcttctcattgccgtggcttctcctgtggagcacgggctctaggcgtgcgggcttcggtagttgtggctcgtgggctctagagcacaggctcagtagttgtggttcatgggcttagttgctccgcagcaagtgggatcttcctggaccagggctcgaacccgtgtcccctgcattggcaggtggattcttaaccactgccaccagggaagtccctatatatatatttataattgtgtgTCTTCTTGATGGGTTGACCTTTCTATCATTACTAAATATGGgccatattttcctgtttctttgcattcatcatattttgttgttgaaaactggacattaaaaataatatttgtggcaaatctggaaatcagattcccTTCCCATTCCAGAACTTGTTGCTGTTGgtgtgttctatttttagtgaTTTCCTGAACTAATTCTGTAAAGTCCCAATTCTTTATTGGACCTGACCAATGAAGTCTCTACTCAGTTAGCTGAATGGTCAGCTAATGACTGGACAGAGATTTCCTTGAATACACTGCACCAAGAAGCTCCCCATTCTGGCAGCTACTCCTGTTCCCCCATTAGCCAAAGCTCAATTATCCAAGAATAATAATAGAGAATAGCTAAGACGAGCCAACACCCTATAATTCAATTTGAgctatcactatttttttttttttgcggtacgcgggcctctcactgttgtggcctctctcccgttgcagagcacaggctccggatgcgcaggctcagcggccatggctcacgggcctagccgctccgcggcatgtgggatcttcccggaccggggcaggaacccgtgtcccctgcatcggcaggcggactctcaaccactgcgccaccagggaagtccctatcactATTTTTATAGATCCTTAGTCTTCCCACCCAGACCCTCAGTGCTCAGTCCGTCTTCCACCCTTTGTTGAGCAGCTTCACTACCTCATCGTAGATGATGAACACGAGGGCCACGTCCAGGCAGGTTCGGCCCCGTAGGGGGACGATGCCACTGCAGAACGCTTTGAGCTCCTCATACCTCAGGACCTGCGAGCAGCCGTCCGTGTTCGGTGTTGCTCCGCCTCCCGGCCCTGCATCCGGTCTTGACCTAGTCCAGAGGTGTGTTCCCAAAGACGCTGGCTGCGCTCGCGATAGCTTGAAAACCCCGTGATCAGCAGTTTCCCGGGCTCGCCGGAGCTGGGCGCTGGGTACCGGTTGTGCAGGGAGCTTCTGACCAAGAAGCGGACGGCCCGGTGGGATCTGCCGGCTGGCGGCCCTGGTAAGTCCTCTTCAGCCCTTGTTCCCGAACAATCTCCCTGACCCCGTGGAGGAATCCTCTGTACTGTGGGTTTAGGGGAGATCTGGTCGTGTATGAACTTCACCTGGATGGTCTCCCTGGGCGCACAACCACCACGGCCTCGGCCTCGCGGGcgcccaggccacacagcagcacACGTGCTGTCCAGCGGCCCCTGGGCATCCTGCGCGTGGGTGCTGAGGGCTGCGACCATCTGGACGTGATGGCTGCTTTGGGGCTGGAGCCGTAGAGTGGGGAGGAGGCCTCGGTGCGGCCCGGTGCACCAGGACGGCCGACCTCCTGCCATACTCAGTCCCAGTGCCCAGGGACCCGGCTGTGCGAACGCGCGTAGGGCTGCACCTGTGTCATCATGTACCCGGTGGGGAAGGTGATGCAAACTGCGATCCGGCCGCTAGGGAGCCTGTGGGGACCAGGAACCCGCTCCTGAGAACCCCGCCGCCCCGCCTCTGCGGACTTTGCTGCGTCTGAGCCGCTGGGAGGCCTAGCCGGTCCCCACGCTCCACCTCCGTTTTCCTGGCGAGGCACGGCGGGGTGACACACAGGTCAAGCCCCTCCGGAGTGAACTTGTAAAAACATTTATGATTAGGCATTTAGGTGccccaaatataaaaatattgtggAGATTCTTGCAGCCATTGATAATTCAGTGACTAAAAAAGTTTAATATTTCTGTAAGAAAAATACCTtagtaaaaaaatattaaaaatttttttattttattgaagtatagttgacttacaatgtgttaatttctgctgtacaggaaagtgattcagatatatatatatatatattctttttcgtatttatttccattttggtttattgcaggatattgaatatagttccctgtgctctacagtaggaccttgttgtttatccagtttatataataatagtttgcatctgctgatctgaaactcccaatccatccctcccccaccctccttccccttggcaaccacaagttcgttctctgtgtctgtgagtgtgtttctgtttcatagataagttcatttgtgtcatattttagattccacatgtaagtgatatacggtatttgtctttctctttgtgacttacttcacttagtatgataatttctaggcccatccatgttgctgaaaatggtattatttccttcttttttatggctgagtagtattgcatggtatatatgtaccacatcttctttatccattcatctgtcagtggacatttaggttgtttacatgaattggctattgtgaattgcgctgctatgaatataggggtacatgtatctttctgaattacagttttgttgggctatatgcccaggaatgggattgctgaatcatatggcaactctatttttagttagaaaacatattttttaatgaactatTTAAGGATTAGTTGGAGGATAAGTCGCCCCTTTAATAACAAATACTTCAGTATTTAACAACAagaacattctcttacataaccacagtgcAGTTATGAAGATCAAGAAATttaacttagggacttccctggtggtccagtggtaaacaatccgccttacaatgcagaggatgcgggttcaatccctggtcagggaactaagatcgcacatgccgcggggcagctaagcacacgtgccacaactactgagctcgtgtgcctcaagGAGAGAGCCCACGttccacaaactacagagcccatgcgctctggagcccacacgccacagctggagagagaaaacccgcatgccacaactagagagaaggctgcacgccacaacaaaagatcctgcatgcctcagtgaagatcctgcatgccacaactaagacccaacatagccaaaaataaattaaataaataaataaatcttaaaaaaaattttaactcaaaaaaaataaaaagaaaaaagaaatttaactcTGATGCCATACTGTTATCTAATTCACAGCCCATATACCAATTTTGTCCATTGTCCTAATAACGTCCTTTAGAGCTGAATTTTTCCTGTTCTAATATTCAATGCTGGGTCATGCGTTGCCTTTAGCTGTCATGTCTCTTCAGTCTCCTGGAATATTTCCTTAgcccttttgtttttctgtttctcgaccttgacatttttgaaaagtatagGCTGGTTATTTTGCAGAGTATCCCTCAATTtaattttgtctggttttccctcATGATTAGGTTCAGGTTATGTGTTTTTGAGAGGAATCCCACAGAAGTGATACTGTGTCCTCAGTGGAGGCATGTGGAGTCAATATGTCCCATTATTGGTGATGTTAAGGTGGCTCTCTGCTGTAAAGATATTATCATCTTGTTTTTGAAATTAATAAGTAGTTTGTGGTGAGATACTTTGACATTATGTAAATATCCTGTCTCATCCAGCTTTTACCTATGCAACTATGATATTTACATCTACCTACTGTAATATTTTACCTATGATAATCTATTACTATAACAACTTGAACCTTGATTGATGATTTTCTGACTATGTCATTCTTCTATGTTTATATTTTGGCATCCTACTGTAAGGCagacccctcctttcccctcccctcccctccctctcttcctccctcccttccttccttctaaaaGAATTCATGCATTCTTATTTCAGTCTATGGACTATAATCCATTTTTACCATTAATTATTTTGATGCTCGAAATTATCTGTCCCAGACCTGGCCAATGGGAGCTTCATCAAGTGGGCTCCTATCGCCTTTTGAAATATCCCAGTTGTTCTTTGCATACTTCCTTATGTTCTAGTGCAATAAGGTACTCCCAGCTAATCTTGTCCCGTTCCTGCTCTAGCCTTGgcatcagccatttctctaaggagctaCGATATGTTTCCTATTAGTTGAGAATTGCATTCATTTAGAAACCAAGGTGTGGGTGGAGGTGTTCCGTTGCTTAAACGCCCTCTCAATATGTGTAATTGAATAAAAGTTCTGATCACTTGTTGGGACAAGTGACTTAACGAGTAAACTTTCTTCCTTTAATCTCTGAAAACTAGAGAGCGGtttcacaaatgaaaaaaatacatgtctTAGAATTCTAAGGATACCTTTTCTCTATATACTGTTAAGTATTCTACACTGTAATCTTTCAAGAAAAAATCTTGATATAGCTAGCTTGGACAGGGAGGAGTAGAAgactctgtttttatgagttctttgaaattattttgggGGAACTGTGGTTCACTctgtctcaatttttaaaagtttgatataATTGGATCTTTGGGACATTATCCCTGAAGGAGCTGAAGTTTCAAACCTGTGCGTATTATAGCTGCTGAACTATTAATTGTTCAGGGAGAACAGGTGTTTCCCCCAAACAACAGATGATTTAAATTTACATAGTATTTCAGTTGTTATACTTTGGTATTTTTAGTTACTGAGGTAACagtcaatacttttttttttttttttttttgcggtacgcaggcctctcactgctgtggcctctcccgttgcggagcacaggctccggacgcgcaggctcagcggccatggctcacgggcccagccgctccgcggtatgtgggatcctcccggaccggggcacaaacccgtgtcccctgcatcggcaggcggactcccaaccactgtgccaccagggaagcccaacagtcaatatttttgaaaaaaatgaattgcaTTGTTGACTTTCACGtaatatgtttaacatttttaacatGGATGCATTCATTCTTTCTTGCACATAGCTAACTTTATGAAATATatcataaacaatattttaattggAATTTGTGACAGGGAATTGAATTTTTCTTGGCTACTATTTCTAAACAGTGGAAAATATCAAGGTGCAGGCAACGGGGCTGATTTTTCATTCTAAAAAAATTGTGGGAGTGTCCTGTGAAGAGCTTCAGCACACATCCCAAGCTAAGGTGTCGGCTCAGCCGTTTCAcgaggaactctggtctgaagggcaGGGGGCAAGGCTTCTGCACGGGGCCCGCTATGAGCAAGTGAAACAGACtaagcacaaagggaaaaaaggtgATGGGCTAGGCTTGAAGTCAGACTGCCAGATTTATGTCCTTTCCAGAAGAAGTGTGGATCCTCTAGCAACAAGAGGTGTGAAGAGAGAGGAACTTAAGGATGGCggaggagtgagacgtggagatcaccttcctccccacaaatatatcaaaaatgcatttacatgtagaacaactcctacagagcacctagtGAACActgtcagaagacctcagacttcccaaaagctgtgtggctgacaggatcttggtgctccggctggctgtcaggcttgagcctctgaggtgggagagctgagttcaggacattggaccaccagagacctcccggccccacgtaatatcaatcagtgagagctctcccagatatctccatctcatcgctaagacccagctccactcaatgaccagcaagctccagtgctggacaccctatgccaaacaactagcaagacagtaacacaataatagtaggtgactttttttttttttttttttttgtggtacacgggcctctcactgttgtggcctctcccgttgcggagcacaggctccagacgcgcaggttcagcggccatggctcacgggcccagccgctccgcggcatgtgggatcttcccggaccggggcacgaacccgtgtcccctacatcggcaggcggactctcaaccactgcaccaccagggaagccctaagataatttttaaagggaGTTTAATTTCTGCGTTTTCTGGATCTTCATGAGTTTTAACGTATAATAAGAGTATTGCCTGGGTATAATTTTTAGAACTATTTACATACAAAGGTATGGGTCCCAATAATGAATGAAACTGTACAGGGGATGTAATAGTGTTTAAATGAGGTGGGTTATTTGACATGACTTGTAAACTGGCTCTTACATAGAATCAGAATGGGTATCTACAATGCTTCAAACAATGTCATCATTTTTGAAACAAGTGTGTGGACCTCTAAGCTGTTAGCTGGAAAGGACAGAGTTCATTTAGACTCAGAACTTCATAGGTGTTAGTATAAaactcatttatttcttccttacaacattcctcctcttcttccactGAAGATCAttactggtttttatttttacaaatgtgctttcttttcctcatttatttgacTTTTTCTAATTAGTGCTCAATAGCTTATTCAatgttatttcatattttttcattactCAGTACTTTCAAATCTTTACTGAAaacctgctgtgtgccaagcaaAGGATTACGAGCTGAGATTCAAATattaaatttgtttattcttgttttcaaattcactcttttctaaattttgttttgaaagaagggcaaagaaaactgaagagacTTCTAGTCTAGTGATTCTGCTTTTCAGACCCAACATCAAACTGGCTGAGCTCTAGTTGGTTCGTCTGTAAGTCGCCGACCCACCGCTGAGGGACACAGGCCAAACCTGTTTCCCCTCCTCTTAGATTGATAGATACATTGTCCTGTGATTTCTTATGGTAAAATTGTGCTTATAATAGCGAAAATAAGTTCGAAAGTGTTTTCTTAACTCAGTGAACATTATACTTTATCCCTCTCTTTGTGTCCTCAGATGAAATGAATAGAATAATATTAGAATAACTACAGGTAAAAGGAAGCAAATGCAAGGCGAAAATCTCACCAGTTGGAGGTTTTTTTCCTGGAAGGTTTTTCTAGATACCCAAAGTTAGAGATTGTTCTCTTCGTCTTCAGCCTTGTAATGTGTCTGATAACCCTCTTGGGCAACAGCACTCTTATTTTAATCACTGTCCTAGGTTCATGCCTTCAAACTCCCATGTACTTGTTCCTTGGAAATCTCTCTTTCATGGATATTTGTTACACATCTGCTTCTGTTCCCACTTTGCTGGTGAACTTGCTGTCATCCCAGAAAACCATCATCTTTTCTGGGTGTGCTGTACAGATGTATCTGTCCCTTGCTCTGGGCTCCAGGAGCAATGCCTGCTCCTGGCTGTGATGGCATATGACCATTACGTGGCCATTTGCAAGCCGCTGAGATACCCCATCATCATGAACAGGCAGGTGTGTGTGCAGATGGCCACTGTCTCCTGGGTGATGGGCTCTCTGATAGCCCTGCTGGAAACCAGCTTCGCCCTGCAGATACCCCTCTGGGAATTTCATCCATCACTTCAAGTGTGAAATTCTGGCAGTGCTGAAGCTAGCTTGCACAAGGTCATTGGTCATGGACACGATCATGCTGGTGGTCAGCATGCTCCTTCTGCCCGTTCCAATGCTCTTAATTTGCATCTCTTATGTCGTCATCCTTTCCACTATTCTGAGAATCAGCTTAGCAGAGGGAAGAAACAAAGCTCTTTCTACCTGGGGTGCTCACTCAACTGTGGTGTTCTTGTATTATGGGGCTTCACTCTCCATGTACCTAAAGCCTTCTTCGTCAGGCTCACAAGAAATAGATAAAATCATCTCGTTGCTTTATGGAGTTCTTACCCCTACGCTGAACCCCATAACTTACAGTTTATGTGCTGTGAAAAAGTGCTGGGCCAAATAGACTTGCAACAAATACAGGAAAATCTCTGACTGGGGGCCTGCGGTTTCACCAGGGGTATGCTCCTGGCAGAACTCACCAGAGAGATTCAAGACAATACACTCACCCTTAGAACACTGACTTGAACTTGAGTTCTTTCATCTTACAGCTGTGAGATAGGTGTATACAGAGTGATTGTGTGGGCGATAATAGGCTCCAATTTGCATTTAGTAgtaatttctgtcttttctgtctTATGCTTGTGAGAAGTTTGGGGCTATAGGGTCATCACACATTTGCTCCAGAAGGAAACTTGTATGAATTTAGAGTCAGTGAATGTTGGTGCAGAAGAAACTTCTCTATCATTTCTGCCTTAAATCCTTTCCAGAATGAGGTGAGagcataaagaaacaaagaaacaatagacATTGGCCTTGGTTACTTAAGCGAGAAAACagaatcagtgaaacagaatcaatgaaaaatgaaaagacttgCTCAACATCACAGCTGTAGGACCAGAACTACGACCCTTATCCTTTGGACTTCTTTGCCAGAGCTTGTTCTACACACTGAGTGGCTCCCTAATTACCCTTCCTCATTCAAAACTCCTCATTAAAACTCTTGACTCCCTGAATAAGGCAGCAATGCCTACTTGATTTGCTCAGCTGTCAACCTTGCTTTTCTAAGCACCTAGATACTTGCACAAATTGTATGCATTTCTATGCCAGTATACCACCCATACACTAATTAGGTCttttttttatgtgtgtttgtctttttttcttcattggatGATTGACTTCACAAAGTCATGGGTTCCTGTTATTTTGTACCTTTTGTTTACAGCAGTCATCCGGTAAACTAATAAATTTATAGCTTTCAACcaatttctttatttgaaaagtaAGTACCATTTGTGAAAATTATGAAGAAGAAACAGCGTGGGCAAGGAGGTCAATTGCTTTGTTAATATCCAACAATTACAGAGACTATATTtacatttgttgttttaaatcttttatttgtatgaaaatattgcttcttaaaaatgcagattctgggtcCCTACTCTCAGATGTTCTGATTCAGTAATAATCTAATAGTTTCAGATTATTCTGATAAATCTGCCCTTATAATAGATCCCCAAGAAACTCTGAAATAGGTTATAAGATGACCATACATTGGGAGACATTATTTCCAGTGAAAACCTATCATTCCAACAGAAAAGTGGGAATAGCTCTAATTTATccgtttttccttttccttttgttttttcccccattctttCTGCCTCCATGTGTCCCTTCTTACTTGCTTACCTCCACTTCTACagtagggaaagggagagggtttTGAGTGGAGGAAGGTTAACCtacttgaaaaatttcaaaatacgAAAGACCTAAAAACTTTTAGTATTGGACGTTGAGTTCTGGATCGTTTAACTCTTAGACCATTCCCTTGGATCTGCGGCTTCCATTACGTGTTCCTGGATGTGTAGCCCACACAGAGAGACCCTTGAAATAATCCCATGGCAAAATTCTGGTGATGGAGCAAGGGGGCAAATTTAGTGCCAGATGTTGTTGCCAAGAGATGTTTGATGGTGGGGGATGGAAACAAGCCCTGAGTAGGTGGTTTTAGGATGGTAGGGGAGAGCTGACCAGGAAGCTTTCATCCTAGAagtaattctttttctcttaaatacCTCAGCCTTTTCAACCCAGCTACCACACTCATTTCCTGGCAATTTCGAAATCATTTTGAAGTGACATTTGATAGTAGGCTTTTATTAGAGTAGCAGAGCTGGATTTTATAGTAGAGTCGAATGAATTGTCTGCCTCCTAGACTTAGTTATAATATGTGTGGTACCAAATATAAACAGGAAGAACCAGAGTTACAGAAGTAGCTGAAATCTTTACTGCAAAGAATGAGCTATGAGAATTTGAAGACACAGAGACTGAACACCCTTAGTAATTAGTATATCAGCTTCGACACAGGGAACTGAGCATATTGATGGGTCACTGAAGTAGGTTATAAATGATCCTGATGTCAGAAGAGGACCCAGGATGGAACCCTGGCAGATACCTCCCTAGTAGCTTTTGGCTAAGAGATTAGGAGTTACAGTAGTTACAGTGATATGTTACATAAAGTTACTGTGAAAAACAACaagtgaatataaatataaatgtgtttCATATATTACAGGCAATACTAAAGTTCATTATTGGCAAATGGTACATTCTGTCATTTGGGTTAGATTCCATCTCAACCAGTACTAATTACAGTCATTAGTTTTATAGATTGTCAGGTAAGGGATCCTTGTCAGGTATCGTTAAAAAGAGGAATATATTTGACAGAGAAGGTAAAACCACCTCTGACAGAGTCAGTTCTTGAATGAATGATATGACCAGATTTATGCTTCAGAAAAATCAGATCCTGTCACTTCCCCGTTTAAATCCCTTAGTGGCTTCTTATTACCATAAGCTTGAAGTCCTTAAGATGACATGCATAGACTTTCATAATCTGATTACCCACTATTTACATCCTCTGCTCCGGGAACCCCAAATTCCTTTTAGTTCTGTTAAAGTGTTGTGCTCTGTCTTGCTTCTTTTATTAAAAGCACTTACCACAATTTGAAATTTGATAATAATTTGTGGGTGTACTTGTTTAATATCTCTCTCACTAGTCTGTGGGTTCATTGAGGCAAGGACTGTATCAATTTCATTTTCCACTGTTGACCCAGAGCTTAGCGCAAGGTCTGGCGCAGGGAAGACATTCGGTGCATACTTTTTGTGAAGGACCAAGTGCTCAGTGAATATCTGTTGAATACAAATATGCATATAATAAACTTTTGACGGCTCTTCAAGTAGGTACTTGACCATTCCTGCGGTGAGAGAGATGAGGATGTCAAAGGTGACTTCCAGGTGTCAAAGAAggctgatagggcttccctggtggcgcagtggttgagagtccgcctgccgatgcagggaacacgggttcgtgccccggtccgggagggtcccacatgccgcggataggctgcgcccgtgggccatgggcgctgagcctgcgcgtctggagcctgttgctccgcaacgggaggggcccctgcagtgagaggcccgcataccgcaaaaaaaaaaaaaaaagaaaaaaagaaggctgaTATGTCATTAACTGCCACAGGGGATACTTGAAGAGGACCAAGTTTGGGGGTTGAAGGGTAAACCATGAGTTTTAATTTAGACATGTGGAATTTGTCATGATTTTGAGATATGTAAGAGATATCAAGGAGTCAGTTGGATATGCTAGTGTGGAATTAACGAGAGATCAGCCTGGAGATATAAACTTGTGACATATTTGCATATATGTAATAATTTAAGTATTGAACATGGTTAACTTAACTAGGGAGAGAGTATACAGTGAGAAAATTGCCTAAGTGAAACTAGAGG
It includes:
- the OR2K2 gene encoding LOW QUALITY PROTEIN: olfactory receptor 2K2 (The sequence of the model RefSeq protein was modified relative to this genomic sequence to represent the inferred CDS: inserted 3 bases in 2 codons; deleted 2 bases in 1 codon) encodes the protein MQGENLTSWXVFFLEGFSRYPKLEIVLFVFSLVMCLITLLGNSTLILITVLGSCLQTPMYLFLGNLSFMDICYTSASVPTLLVNLLSSQKTIIFSGCAVQMYLSLALGSEQCLLLAVMAYDHYVAICKPLRYPIIMNRQVCVQMATVSWVMGSLIALLETSFALQIPLXGNFIHHFKCEILAVLKLACTRSLVMDTIMLVVSMLLLPVPMLLICISYVVILSTILRISLAEGRNKALSTWGAHSTVVFLYYGASLSMYLKPSSSGSQEIDKIISLLYGVLTPTLNPITYSLCAVKKCWAK